GGGGTCCTCCTCCTTGAATGACTACAGTTTTGCCTAATAATGATTCTTTTATAGAATCAAGAGCATGAACTGCAGTAGAGCCAGAACATCCTGCAATTACCATAATTGAGGGATCTACATTGGGAGACAGTTTTAAAATATCTGTCTTTTCCTCTAATATTATATATTCACTATGAGATCCAAGAAGATAGGGATAATCTTTGCAAGATCTATTTATTCCATAAACCTTTCTATTTTCACATAAAGATGGTTCTTTTACAATCTTGCAATAAAAACATTCTCCACATACGATTCCTCTATTCCAAATTATTAAATCTCCTTTCTTTAAAATTTCTCCCTTCAAATCTTTCTTTTCCCCATTTATTTCTATGATTTCTCCTACTCCTTCGTGACCTAAAATCATAGGTAATTTTACCCTTGGATCCTTTCCTGAAATAATATGAATATCAGAACCACATATGCCTGACGCTAAGATTCTAACAAGAATCCCGTTTTTAGGGAGCTCTGGAATATCAAATTCTTTTAAAACAAGAGGTTTTCCAAATTCCTCGAGAATAGCAGATCTAGCTTTCATATTCTTCCCTTGGTCTTACAGGTTCTCTTATTTCAAACTTTAATTGGTTGTCTTTTTTATAAAAAACAATATATTTATTCCAATTAGGATTCTTAGGAAGAAATTCCATTACAGGAGGTTCAAATCTTTTAAATCTTAAATGAGGTCCTCTACTTTCATCTCTT
This genomic window from Dictyoglomus sp. contains:
- a CDS encoding zinc-binding dehydrogenase, which gives rise to MKARSAILEEFGKPLVLKEFDIPELPKNGILVRILASGICGSDIHIISGKDPRVKLPMILGHEGVGEIIEINGEKKDLKGEILKKGDLIIWNRGIVCGECFYCKIVKEPSLCENRKVYGINRSCKDYPYLLGSHSEYIILEEKTDILKLSPNVDPSIMVIAGCSGSTAVHALDSIKESLLGKTVVIQGGGPLGIFALSLARYQGAENIILITGSSERISRAKNIGIDLILDRYRFTEEERIKKVLELTQGRGADVVIEATGVSIAVKEGLKLLRKGGTYLIVGVATPQEDIPINIYEITSKNINIQGIWVSDTKHFKEAVSFIEKHQDIFAPLITHRISLKEINEGLKLMEEKKAVKVVIDKF